One stretch of Nomascus leucogenys isolate Asia chromosome 9, Asia_NLE_v1, whole genome shotgun sequence DNA includes these proteins:
- the CXCL5 gene encoding C-X-C motif chemokine 5 has protein sequence MSLLSSRAARVPGPSSSLCALLVLLLLLTPPGPIASAGPVPAVLRELRCVCLQTTQGIHPKMISNLQVFAIGPQCSKVEVVASLKNGKEICLDPEAPFLKKVIQKILDGGNKEN, from the exons ATGAGCCTCCTGTCCAGCCGCGCGGCCCGTGTCCCAGGTCCTTCGAGCTCCTTGTGCGCGCTgttggtgctgctgctgctgctgacgcCGCCAGGGCCCATCGCCAGCG ctGGTCCTGTCCCTGCTGTGTTGAGAGAGCTGCGTTGCGTTTGTTTACAGACCACGCAGGGAATTCACCCCAAAATGATCAGTAATCTGCAGGTGTTCGCCATAGGCCCGCAGTGCTCCAAGGTGGAAGTGGT agcCTCCCTGAAGAACGGGAAGGAAATTTGTCTTGATCCAGAAGCCCCATTTCTAAAGAAAGTCATCCAGAAAATTTTGGACGG TGGAAACAAGGAAAACTGA